The sequence below is a genomic window from Clostridium putrefaciens.
TCTTTAAAGTCAACATCTTTATATTGACTTTCAACATATATTTCTAGAAGATGTGGTTTATTTAAATAACTAGAAAAGTATTCTAAAGTATAATAATATCTAGGCTCATAATTTTTATAAAAATGACTTTCCACTGTTGTATACTTATCAAATCCTTTAATAATATGATTCATTAATCCACAATAAAACTTTGTATCATAATCAATATCCTCTATTTTGCAATGTTCATAATCACAAATATATAACGCCCATAAAATACATTCAAATACAAGTACATTATATTTAGCCTTATTAAGATCTAGTAACTCTTTAAATTTATATAAGGTTAATATCTTGTCCATAAAATCATTGTATTCATCCTTAGGATCACTAATTTCTAACATAAGTATTTCATATAACTTCTCTATGACTAATTTACGATTATTTGATTTTGAAAAGTATTTTACAGGTATTTTATGAATCACTAAATATCTTCTTATCTTATCCATAATTGCATCTACTGATATATTCTTACCTTTTCCATTGAAAAATAATTGTTCTATATAGAATTTATGTGTTTTATTATTCAAAAGATTACTTTTAAATAAATTTGTTACATCATCATGATTGTATTTAGCCCTATTTATTTCAACAGATTTAAGTGGTGTTATACCTGAATTATATCTTTTGAAAATCTCTTTTTTTATTAAATCTTCTTGACTCTCTGTTAATTTTGCTTCGTTTACTATAGTAAATTCTATTATCCTTAATTTAGTATCTAATAATAGCTCTTTTATACTATCTTCTAAATCAGAATATTTTCGTTTTGCTAATCCTTTTAAAGTATCTAATCCCCTATTAGTAAGTATAATTTGATCATTTAAAAACTTCTTTATAGTTTCATACCTTTGTCTTCCATCAATAATTTCTATCTTTCCATCACTTGTATTAAAAAAAACTAACGGTGGTATTTCTGTGCCAAGTAAGATACTTTCTATAAAATAAGTTCCTTTTTCTGAATCCCAAACGTATTTCCTTTGATAATAGGGATTAAATATAATCTTATTTTGAAACCTCATATTGCCAAATAGGCTGTCTACAGCCATTACCTTAGTCTCAACCTTAATGTGATTTTTAAGAATGTTTTCTATCTGGTCTGAAATTTTAATAATAGCGTCCATACCTTTTTCTCCTTATTCGTAACAATTCTAAGTCATTATAAGTGTAACATTAAACATAATTATGTATTCTAAGAAGTATATCCACAAAATATAATTCATCTTATTTATATTTTAAATTTATTTACTTCTTCAAGCATTTTATTGGTCATATTGCTAAGCATCTGTGCTGATTGAGCTACTTCTTCTGTGGCTGCATTAGTTTCTTCTGATGATGCTGCAATTTCTTCTGATGATGCTGAAACTTCAAGTGAAACTGATGATACCGTATCTATTCTTCGTAAAATATTATCCTTATCCTTATCTATATCTTTTGTAGAATTTTTAACTGTTTCAATTTTAGGAATTACTTCATTAATTGCTTCGATAATATCTTTATAAGACATTATTGAATTATTAATAATCTTAACCTGATTTATTAATTCATCATCCATATTAACTGAGTCTAAAACTATTGTATCAGCATTATTAGATATTTCACTTATTAATATACTAATTCTTTCTGATGATATCTTTGATTGTTCTGCAAGCTTTCTTATTTCATCTGCTACCACTGAAAATCCTTTTCCTGATTCACCTGCTCTAGCTGCTTCAATAGCGGCATTCAATGCTAATAAGTTTGTTTGCTTTGCAATATTATTTATTATATTAGTAATATCGTTTATTTCATTTATATCTTTCCCAAGTTCAATAATTTTTCTATTAAATGTGTTAAATGAAGAAGTAACATTTGTTACAGAGTTGTTTAATTCATTCATAGAACCACTGCTATTATTTGCCATTGAACTAATACCTCTAGCACTTGTATCCAAAACGTCCATTTCATTAACAACTTCAGATAACTTATGACTAAACTCATTAAGAACTTCTGTTACATTTATTAAATCTTCAGATTGAGAGCTTGTACCTCCAGCAATTTGATTTATAGCTTCAGCAACATTTTGCGATGAACTAGATATCTCTTCTGCAACTGCCGACAAATTTTCTGATTGGATATTAATATTTGAAGAACTATCCTTTATTCCATTAATCATGTTTTTTAACGATTGTTGCATAACTTTCATTGAATAAGTCATAGCTCCAACCTCATCTTCTAAATTTAAGTATTTAGATGGAACATCTTTAGATAAATCACCCTTTGCTAATAAATCCAAATGTATTGAAGTTGATTTTATTCCTTTAGATATACTTTCTGAAATTACATAAACCATTGAAAGTCCCATTAATAAAAATAGTATAGACGATACCGCAAAAGATATTTTAAGTCCATTAAGTTCTGATAATATCTCGTTTGTAGATACTACTATCCCGACTGACCATTCAGTACCTTTAACAGGAGCATATCCTATGTATTTATGTATTCCCTCAAACTGATATTTACCTATTCCTATTTCTCCAAGCCCCATCTTTTTTTGAATATCAGCAAGCTTTTGTAATTTGGGATCCTTCTTTGATTCCTCAATAGTATTGTACATATTCATAACTAAATTATTATCACTATGGGCAATGAATGTACCATCTTTTTTTATCATAAATCCATTACCTGTTTCTCCAAATTTAATGTTACTTGTTAATTCACTTAATCTATTACCGTCACTTACTTCAATTAGAGCCCCTATAATTTCGTTATTAATTTTAATTGGCGTTGCAAATATAACTACAATTGTTCCATCTACCTTGCTCACTAAGGGATCTTCAATGTGACTTTCTCCTGCCAATGCCTTTTGAAAGTAGAGTCTTTCTTTAACATTTGCACTTTTGCCATCAGTATATTTTACATCTCCGTTTTTATCTGCAATACCCATCTTTATACTACCATTTCTTTTAACCTCTTCTAAGAGAATCAACTCCTTACTTTCCCATGAATTTTGAGTATCTCTTATGTCTTGTCTTGTTGCTATAACTTCTAGTGTTTTAAGATTTCCTTCAATTCTCCCTTCAATATTACTTGCGGATTCTTCTGCAAGTTTTGGTAACGTTTTTCCTATATTTGAGGTTAATGCTTTTGATGAACTTATGAACGAAACACTCCCAAGCCCTATGCATATAACCCCTATTAACAATCCTAGAAATACTATTAGCTTTGATTTTATACTTTTCATAATTTCCTCCTAATTAGTTTACTTTTAATATTTTTAACATTTTTGATTTATATATAACTATATTTAATCCTTTCTACATCTTATAGTTACACCTATCCTTTTAGAATATTTTAACACATTATGTAGTATGGTTAAATAATTATTACTTATAATCTCCATTTTTCGCCACCTATTTATATTAATATGGCGAATTTTAAAACTATATATCTTGATTTAATATAAATTAAAATATATTTTAAATAAAATTCTTTTCTAACACTTACAGTCACAGTCTTCTTTAATTATTCCATTATCTACTGATATCTTTCAGGCAACTGCATCTATTATGTCCGCAATTGCACATTCTTTACATGCATAAGCGCATAAAAATTCTTTTACTAATCTAGCCCTTTTTTCTGCATCTATTCTCGTAACTGGTGTTACCTCCATAGCTGATGTTCCACCTTTAAGTGCAGGAACTATATCATTGCAAAATTCAGCTGCCATACATTGAAGTATGCCAGCTTCAGCCTCTACTAAAGCATCTGTAATTTGCATTTCAGTTAATGTTGAAGAGGTTACTGGAAAAGCCATCTTATAACTACCTCCCTTTATATAATCTAATACGCTTTATATGATTTTATAATTTATTTCCCACTATTATATTATGATCTTTGTCGGAACTTGTTACATCTTGTAATTTACGCAAAAAATAAGAGCTCCCTAAATATAGGAAGTCTCTTATCTATTATCTTTTATCTATTTCATTATCTTACATATATCATTTGTAAATTCTACTGGATCATTAATTGGTAATCCTTCAATTAATAGTGCTTGAGTATATAGTAAATTAGTATATAGATCTAATTTTTCTTTATCTCCTTCAAAAGCACTCTTTAAAGCTTTAAATACATCATGATTAGTGTTGATCTCTAGTATCTTATCTGCCTTTATTTCTTGATTATTTGGCATTGAATTTAATATCTTTTCCATCTCTATAGATATTTCACCATCATTAGAGAAACATACTGGATGATGTTTTAATCTCTTAGATGCTCTTACCTCTTTTATCTTTCCTGATAATGCTTTTGTCATATATTCGAAGAGTTCTTTATTCTCCTCTTTTTGTGCCTTTTCTTCTTCTTTTTCGTTTTCCTTAGTTTCAATACCTAAATCATTGCTAGAAACTGATCTAAACTCTTTTTCTTTATAGGACATAAGCATCCTAATTGTAAATTCATCCACATCATCTGTAAAGTATAATATTTCATATCCTTCTTCTGCAACTAATTCAGTTTGTGGAAGCTTTTCGATTCTTTCATTAGATTCACCTGATGCATAGTATATATATTTTTGACTTTCAGGCATTCTAGAAATATATTCATCTAAAGTTACCAGCTTTTTCTCTTTAGAAGAATAGAACATAAGTAAATCTTGTAACATTTCTTTATCTGCTCCAAAATCAT
It includes:
- a CDS encoding methyl-accepting chemotaxis protein, which produces MKSIKSKLIVFLGLLIGVICIGLGSVSFISSSKALTSNIGKTLPKLAEESASNIEGRIEGNLKTLEVIATRQDIRDTQNSWESKELILLEEVKRNGSIKMGIADKNGDVKYTDGKSANVKERLYFQKALAGESHIEDPLVSKVDGTIVVIFATPIKINNEIIGALIEVSDGNRLSELTSNIKFGETGNGFMIKKDGTFIAHSDNNLVMNMYNTIEESKKDPKLQKLADIQKKMGLGEIGIGKYQFEGIHKYIGYAPVKGTEWSVGIVVSTNEILSELNGLKISFAVSSILFLLMGLSMVYVISESISKGIKSTSIHLDLLAKGDLSKDVPSKYLNLEDEVGAMTYSMKVMQQSLKNMINGIKDSSSNINIQSENLSAVAEEISSSSQNVAEAINQIAGGTSSQSEDLINVTEVLNEFSHKLSEVVNEMDVLDTSARGISSMANNSSGSMNELNNSVTNVTSSFNTFNRKIIELGKDINEINDITNIINNIAKQTNLLALNAAIEAARAGESGKGFSVVADEIRKLAEQSKISSERISILISEISNNADTIVLDSVNMDDELINQVKIINNSIMSYKDIIEAINEVIPKIETVKNSTKDIDKDKDNILRRIDTVSSVSLEVSASSEEIAASSEETNAATEEVAQSAQMLSNMTNKMLEEVNKFKI